CAGTACCATTTTTGCCAGTTAAATCATTGTATGTTACCATTCTATACTGAACTCTATTAGGAAAGAAGAGGCTTCTGCAAAACAGGCTAAAGAAGAACAGGAAGAATGCAGGAGGTGGCAGGAGTTTCAGACTCAGTGGCTTGGGCCAAGGCCTATGATGTACCAGCAGTGTGGCCCTTGGGACCGGCCCTATCCTAACTTTCCTCAGATACCCAAAAGGGGCAGAGGCTCCAATTGGCGGAATTTCAGAGTTTCATCCCCTGAACGTGGCAAAAGGTTTCATCCTAGCCGGGATGTGAGGTGTGCCACATGGCATGCTCAAGGACCGCCTCACTTGCAGAAATGGGAATCTGTTGGTCATCATGGAGGGAGTTTGCACAACCAAGGAAACTTCTGGGGTGGTAGACCAGGTGGATTCAATATCTGGCATCCACAACTGAGAAAGCAATTATCCTGGAACAAAAGCCAATTTAATGTCCCTTGGAATGGACAATATATGCCACCACCTAGGCTCTTTAAATCACCTGCAAAAGAGCCTCAGAAGACACCCAGCAGCTCTGAGAATCAGACACAGGGTGAACAGATTCTAGAAGAATCTGGTGGAGAGCATGATCCCAGCAAAGGTAAGGGACAGAAGTCAGAGAAAGCTCACCGATGGGcaccatatccacaaactcaaCTTGGGGATCCTTCCTCCCAGACTAACCCTCAGCCACCATTAGATAAGTCAGATGTGGAGTCTCCTCAAACCTCTAAGGCAGAAAGTTTCAATGTGGGCAGTCAGGACATGGAGAGGATATCCAAGGCAGACCAAAATAATTGGCAGTATAAACCCACAGAACCTGAAAAGAGTTGCTTCAAGAACATTGGCAGTACTAGCATGGATAGTTTCTCCTATCCCTCCACATCAACTATTTGGAAACCGGAGAAGCCTAGCAAGCTTGCTGAAGATGGTTCAGAAATGAATCTCAAACAAACAGGAAGTCAAGACTTTGTCAGCTCTAAAGGTTTTAAGCATTCCCATTCAAGCTCTGAATTCCCACAACATGCCACTTCCAATGCAGAGCAAGATCTGCTGTCTGAGATACTGCAAAAATCTAAAGAGACATTGCTTAATAGAAATAACTCTGACATATATGGTACAGAGAGCTGCCTCAAAGGACCAAAGGCTGTGCCTCAGATTAACGAGCAAGTAGAGAGTTCAGAACTAAACAATAATCAAAAATTACATGAGAGTAAGAAGATACTTAACGAGAGCAAGTGTCAAGAAAGTTTGTTTTTTGTGAGCTGTTTTAGCAATGAACTAGAGCAGTTAACCAGTACTGAGACCTCAGTACAGATTGGCAATGTGTGCAGTGATACTAGGCCATCTCTGCAATCCTTACAAGTTAGTACCTCCACTATGGACCACGAAGATGAGGAGGAGTGTGGTGAAATGGAAGAAAATCAAGTCATGGACACACTGGATGGAGGTTTGTGTTCAGCTGGTGAGGGGTCCCACAGCAGCCCATCCCAACAAACTGCTGGTGACTCTGTGCCCCCTTTAAGTAAGCTTGCCTTGCCTGCATGTCTACAAAGGGATCTGAACCGCCATATGGGCACCAAAGGCAAAGCTGCATCCCATGAACCCAACTTGAATATTGCCAGGCGCATTAGAAATGTGAGTGGCACACGAAAGAATGAGACTGAGAAGGACTCAGGACTTAAACCCACTTTACGGCAGCTTATTAGCTCCTCTGGCTCAAGGCGGAATGTCAACTGGGACCAGGTCTACCAGGAAGTCAACCGGAAGAAGCAGGGCAAGGGCTTACCAAGGTATTGCATGAAAATCTCTTCATTTTCCATTTTCTTGCATAAATAGGTTACTTCCTTCATACCTTCAATTCCATATCTGTCTCCTAAATCTTTTCAGATTTGGTATAGAAATGGTGCCCTGTGAACCTGAGGGTCCGAACCAAATGGATGAAGGTGACGTACCTCTTTCTGAGGGCTTTCATTGGGACTCCCTGGTTGAATTTAGTCAAGTGCCTTCCCGTAAGCGTAGCTTGTCTGAAAGCAATGTGGTCAAAGATGGTTCTGCAGGTACCAGTTCCCTCCCCAAAGCTGTAGAACCAGTGAGAGACTCTCCTTCTCGTGGCCCCACACAGCCACCAAGGAGAGAGGAGCTGCAGTCCAAAGGCCATCTGGAGATTCTAGGTTCGAAAGGCCCTTCTAAGGGCCCAGAGGAAGTTGAAGAAGATGGCGGTTGTTTATCAGAGCCTGAACTGATTGACACGCAAGGAGCTGGGAAGAAACGCAGAGCTACAGGGGTAAACTTCATACTTTCCACTGTGGTTTATGCTTGGCATACTCAGAAACACAGTAGCTCGAATTCTAATTTAATTTGCAGTCTGCTACATTACATAACTGCCTCTAAAAGCAACATccattgtcatttttatattttctacatGAACATTAATGCAAGAATAACTTGCCATTATCTGATTGTTGGGTCATTAGGATGTAGTGTCTACAGAGATTCCTAATGAAGATAGGAAAAACAAGAGGCAAAAAATTAAGGCTAAGAAAGGTAAGCAAACtactttataatatttttgtaaaccgAACTACAGAGTGTCCTATTTaagaattttaatatttctatgtattttgtgttttgcagagcGCTCGCAAGTGGATCAGTTGTTGGCTGTATCTCTACGTGAGGAGGAACTTAACAAATCTCTTCAGGCTGTGGACGACAACCTTATTCAGGCACGTGCTGCCCTGCAAGCTGCCTATTTGGAAGTGCAGCGCTTGCTTGTGGTGAAACAACAGGTAAGACCTAGCACTGTAGAGCTAACAAAATGGATTCAATTGTTTTCAGTTCTCACTGGGCTGTCACTTGATTTTACAGTATTGTATTAACTATTTTACAGGTAACTAATGAGATGAACTCTTTGAGAACCAAGCGCATTGAAATTCTTCAAGGAATGCAAGGTACAAAAAACAGAAAGCAGGGGTCATGTAATCATATTTATTAACTCTATAGATCTAAGGTAAATGATGAGGAAAGTCAGATTAATATTACATATCCTTTTTATGGAGTTCATACCTGTGAAGGTGGTTTATAGCCAGTTTGTAGTATGTATCGTACATAAGAGGTATGACAATCATCACCTTACATGTACCAAATATAAACCAAATTAAGTTTTATGAAAAGCTTATTTGttagtgataataaaataaatatggacATCACAATTCTTTCTCAGGTGAATTTGAgtcaaaagaaagagagaggaacaGTGAGGACATCTTAACTTCTTCATCAACCCAGGTTTCTCAGATCACCGCCAACCCTGTTCACCCAACAACAGCTTCTCACTCATCCTCTTTAGTCTCCTTACTGCCTGTTACCATCAAACAGGAGCCCATCTCTCAATGTATCCTCATTCCTGAGCCTAACCTTGTCAAAAGCCCCCTCCTAGCACCTCAAAGTCCTGCACCTGTCCAAACTGTGTTTGCAACCTGTCAAACAGGTAGGTTTCAATCAATAAATTTTAGCTCGGAGGTTGCTATTGCTAGCAGTACTGAATTATCGAATGATTATTCTTCATTTAAAACAGATACTACCTTCAGCAGTAAGATGGAGGCTTCACGAGACGCCACAAGCATGGCTTTGACAGCAGCTTCCTCAGTTCACAGATCAGAGCCGTCACCCGTCAAAGAAATTCAACCAAATTTGAGTTCTCAAGAGGGCCCAAACCCATCTTCCTCACTAATGTCTGCAACCATCTCTCCTAAGCTACTGTCTCCCTCTAACCACCTAGAAAATAATCCAGTTAAACGTGTTCGAAAGCTAAAGAAGAGGAAGTGTCTTAATAAAGCAAAGTTGAATGAGCAGCCTGAAATCAGTGAATCTGAGCTTGATGCAGTGCAGCCCACTACTCGACCTACCCGCAAGTGCCAACCTCATCGGCGATCCAGCAGCACGAAAGTCTCACCCCCCAGACCAGATGAAAATGAAGAGATGGCGGTGACCAAAGTTTCAAAGACGAAAACACAGGGAGCCAAGCTAGCCACACCACCAGTGAATGAATGTCACTCTGATTCATCTGAACTGGAGATGGTGGAGCTTCCTCCACCTGATATTGACATTGTCAATCTAGATTCTTCAGACCCAGAAGAGATGCCTGAAAAGAAGGCCATGAAGCCAGCCACGGCGTACACAACAGGCCATGTCGTCAAAGACCCTCAAAATCTTGCCTGCAATGAGGTCACCTCCACTAGTGAAATTCATACTAGCAGCACGGTCAAGGCTAGTGAAAGGTATGGCTCGTGGTTTGAACTGGGATTttctaaacattcttaatatcTTATATTAAGAGCGTCCAATCCTGTGCCCTGcatagtttagctccaacctgacATAGCACACTGTCCTAGAGATTTCTCGTAATTCTATAAGACCTTGATTTGCTGGTTCAGGTGTGGTAATTAGTACCGGATCTGCAGTATAGTGACCCTCCAGGAGCGAGATCGAAAACCTGTTTCTTATAGCAATGACAGTAAGCTTGTGAAGTAAAAAGGTATCTTTTGAAACTTGACTTCTATATGAATGCTTCAAAATTGGACCAAACTGAGATCAGTTCAATTTGAACTAACTTAACATCTTATGCCACTAatgcatattgattttttttatagtaataataaaaatatttaatgctatatttttatattgctttGGGATCCAAAAACTTACTAGCGATTAGAGAGTGAACTAGATCACAATGAAAAATGCTAATCAAACTAGCTGTAGTTAGGACTCGAGTGTGGGTGCACTATAATAGTTTGCCAACAAACAACAAGGGTTTtccaaaaaagtgtttttaatctgTTAGATCTCTGAGGTTAGTAAGCATCCTTAAAGATGAAAGGTATTGTTCATCAAGCATTTGGCTGTTGGGCTTTGAAGATAGTTTGTGTTGGTAGACGAGAGAACTCAGACGTAACAGATTCAGCTTGTTTAATGTCATGTTTACTTACAGATGATCTGGCTTTTTTCTGGCACCTTAACTCTTTCTGTTAATGATCATTGAAGTTTGTCAGTATTGAAAAAcccttcttttttaatttttgttacagTGAAGTAAAATCAGCCTCAGTGTTGGAGTCCAAGGTGCCTTCAGGTATGTGATGTGTTTAAAAACATGCATGGAAGCTGTTGCAAAGATGACACTGCCTCAGCAGTATCATGCATTAAACGTCAGATGATATGTCATGTGCAAATCACTTACttggtcatttattttatttacttttttatttctggTAGCAGTGAGTGCATTTCCATTCATCTTGTTCTTTGCTCAGTGCAGTCGTAGCAGAACGACCAAATTAGAATACTCACATGATCAGCATTCAGAAATAGTTTGTCAAGTCCCCAAATTACTATTTAAGGGCAAGGTATTCTTAGTGCCTGTTAGTTTTATTCTTAACCTGTGCTTCTGAGAGTGACTGCCGGGATGACAATCCTGAGAATTGTTCTCAGGAACTCCATTAGTGTCTGAAATTAAACGTATCGGCACTGTCACGTTAACTCACTCTCCCAAAGGTTGGGTTAAAAGGGTTAAGAAAGAAAACACTGATTATGATCAGTTTTGATGATCAGTCCTAATGTTGCATTGATGTGGCAAATTAAATCCAAAGTATATTTCAGCTTTGACATGAAATGCATAGCGAATGTCTGCAGCTGAACACGTAGGCTTTCAAAGTATACTTTGTTTGAAAGACCATGACATTTTTATCGAAGGAAACTTTACCCACTAGTTTGTATTGTGTTCTGTTTGTTACGTAACAGCACATAGATTATCTCGACACACATCTATTTCACAGAATTAATGTTTAACTCATTAACTGATATgtcggtgtatgtgtgtgtgtgtgtgtgttttatcagaTATATCAGATCCAGGGGAGGAGGAGGTGCCAACAGAAGGGGAGTTTGAAGGCCATCAAGAGGCTGTAAATGCAATGCAGATCCATAATGGACTGCTGTACACTTGCTCAGGGGACCGCACTATACGCGCTTTCAACCTGATAGTAAGACTTTGTAGAAACTTGTAGTTCAGTAAAAGCATTTCAACATGAAAAGGGATATCTATGATTGTAGCTCACATACTTTCTTTAAAAAGTCTCTGTATTGTTGGTACAGAGCCGGAAGTGTGTGGCAGTGTTTGAAGGCCACAGCAGTAAAGTGAATTGTCTGTTGGTGTCATGTGGAGGAGGCCTGCAACAACGCCTGTACTCGGGATCAAGTGACCAGACCATCCGCTGTTACAGCCTCAAAGTACTTTGATTCACACCACTTTTGAAATAGTCCAACCAAAAACGAAAACCCTCATCTTTTATTCATGTTGATGTTGTTTGCAAATTTTTCTTCAATAGAACATGAACGTTTTCAGATACACAGGGTGAGCTTTACCATTCAGCAAAGTAGAGAGTGATTCATATTGTCAGAAAGTACCATAAAATAGTATAATACCACAACGTTTCCTACACTAAATCTGTGTGAGAAACAAACtgacatttaaaggaataattcacttaaaatgacatttctgtcaccaATTAATAGTTCCTAACTCAAATGACATTATTTCATCAGTGGAACACCAACTGGAAAGTTCTCTTCCATATATTGAAAGTGAGCTCTAGTACAGTAAAagacaaaaagcaccataaaatatGATGAAAGTATGAGTAGTAGAATTGATGAAagtagaaacatttattatttaataaatattgaatggttgaaattaaaattaaaatttgccaAAAACTGTGGACACCATTCAAAAAGCATTAATAGATTGGAAATGTGTtatttagtattagtattatttatattcttaatagtttttatttttagatttctggatttcattataattttagtttattcaaatgttttgtagtattttaatttagctttatttaatttgacatttacataaaaaaaaattattggaaaacCGTAATTAACGTAGATTTCAATAATAAAGGCACTGTTGATAGAATGACATTTTTTGTCAGAAATTATATTTGTAGTGTTTTCTTTATATTgttatcatatatttttttctataataaTGAGAATATTACAagtatttctgtttgttttttctcagACGACAGAGTGTGTGGAACAGCTGTCTCTTCCAGATCGAGTGCTTTGTCTTTATAATCGTTGGAAAATTCTCTATGCTGGTCTGGCCAATGGCTCTGTGGTCACCTTCAGTCTTAGGGTATTATTCAGAATTCAAAGTTTTGGGCTAAGTAAAAGTAAAGTGAATGCATATTGAGTCGGCCGTTCCTTGATGGTGGGGTGATTAATATTTCTCTCATCTCCTGTAGAACAATAAGCAGCTGGATGTGTTTGAGTGCCACGGCCCGAGGGCTGTCAGTTGTCTGGCGACGGCTCAGGAAGGGGCTCGCCGTATCCTGCTGGTCGGCTCTTATGACACCACCATCAGTGTTAGAGATGCTAAGAGTGGCCTGTTGCTGCGAACACTGGAGGGCCACAGCAAAACTGTGCTCTGCATGAAGGTTTGTGCCTGATCAcacttttcctaatgaatgtacTTGCTTTTGCATCCTGTTTGAAGCTTGACAGCCCTAGTCCTCATTCAGTTTCATTATAATAAAAAGAGTACCCAGGATATCCTTTAAAAAGTACCAAATTGTGCTGCAcagaagaaattaataaaaaaacaacatgagggATTATTTGGTTTTTCTCTGCAGGTAGTGAATGATTTGGTGTTCAGTGGCTCGAGTGACCAGTCTGTacatgcacataatatacatgtgaGTACCTGATGCACAGTGCTTCTCATTGAGCCGCGGGAACAAAGTTTCTTGGTTTCATCTAATTCACTTCTTTGTCTCTGGATCTCCAGACAGGAGAATTGGTGAGGATCTATAAGGGTCATAGTCATGCCGTCACTGTGGTGGCCATACTGGGAAAGGTGATGGTCACTGCTTGCCTGGACAAACTTGTCCGTGTGTACGAGCTCCAGGTAGAaattacacattcacacacttaCTAACTAGTGGCTTGGCCATAGGCAAATATTTGAAAGCTGGCCATGGCCAGCCAAAAtcacaaaaatagtttttttgctattttcaggGCAATGAAACATATTTTACCCCTTATCTCTTTACTTCATGCAATCATGCACAGAACGCATGTGTTAGTTTGCCGTCGGCTGAAGTCTGTGCGGTGTGTTCCAGCGCAGCTTTGTGTTGCGACGCACTAGTTCTTTGAAATCGGCTTGGTGTGTCCGGGCCTTGAAGCATACGGTCATTTTCTTAATTGTtttgattattcatttattttaattgacgttacttttattattttcagtgatTAGCTTGTATTTTACAGCATTAAATCAATACTgttcacaattatttttaatgattaaaactataaaaatgccagttggcggaaaacacaGCGTATATAATTTCATTAATTGTCAAGTGCCCGTGTTCCTGTtggtgtcatcaatctggcaacctgcgtgtgcGAGGGGCTAGGTGAAAGAAAACcccctctccaatattttaaatttggaccgcaatacctagttcaatcctacatacagcacctttaataaattatataatataacataatggtaaaaaaaaactatggtgttgataaacagtatatttttattaaaatcatgACATATTACTAATATGCTGTGTGAatactttaaagttttttttacataaggCCCTATCGCACcgcaggaaccttttcatagtaccagaactaattgtggaactacccacttttgggtGTTTTCACACCACCGGAACTGGGTGCgattttagtaccggactgcctttttcgagaaccaaattagctcctaatCCGGatcagggtctaaccagcacaactggtactaatcGTGACGTAAatagacattgattggccagaaACGTTCGAAAACGCCCTCATCCACCATGATTTTAAACGCAgtttaaacatactgtaaacattgtgtcaacttatttcgcaagtaCAAGTGAACAGCGATTAATATACGGActctgaagtgcaggcacttgtagcaaatgtagcactgccaatGGTCGTTGGAAATTCTTACAGGGTTTCCGCGGGgtcataaaaagtcataaatttaacaataagaatttaaggccataaaaagtcataaaaacgtcCGGATTTTCCATACAAGGTCATAAAAAAATTTAGCCACGTATTAAATTGATATGCTCATCCATTCATTTGTTCTTCCATCAAAATGTGCTCGCGGTGGCAATGGCATTCATTTGTTTCGCCTGTTGTAGTTCTGTATGAGGAATCTGGGTGGTATCACACTGGTATCACAGCGTTCCAGAACTACAAGGTCCATGCGGCAGCATACAGACTTGTCAGAAGGACTTTCACAGAAACCCGCGCGAACTCCGAACATACTGTATCATACCGAGTCACTGCTTAGTTTAATTGAAATCATCCTGGCTATCACAATGGGAAAATGTACCTTTAACGATCTATGGCTCGAAGACGTGCGTTTAGTAGCTGGCTCAAGCCCATCGCTAACAATCGGTATCAAGCCTATTGCACTCTGTGTAAGAAGACGTTGGAGCTGTCTAGTTTAGGGATAAAAGTCGCATGCAAAGTCGGAAAGGCATATCGTTGCTGTAAAAGGCCCGCAGCGGGTGCAGGAGACAGAAACCCTGTTCTTAATCCTACTTTCCGTTTTTTCAATCGCTTTGCGTGTATatcgacattccatgtccattattttGAAACCCGCGAGacgcaacaaaaacacagctccaatcacagcgtcctccatcctcctgttgttaatgTTATTCTTCTTTGTTAACGTTGTTAAAAGCCATGCACAAATAACACCGCTGTTGACCGTCTTACGTCACGTCCTAGTACACAATGTcggtgcgaatgcaaccctttaaatggtacttggaaatagttcacacaaaatcgtcccagtactttagtactgtacatttagttctggtaTTAAAGCAGTGCGAAAGGCCCTATAGTGTTAATGAAATTTGGGGGATCAAATACTTAATTGTTAAGAAATTAATGTCGTAAAAAATATCAGTGGTCCATTTTTTTGATTTGTTATAACCTATTTTTGTGATATTGCCTAAATCTCTGGTGTTTTCAGTCTCATGACAGACTTCAAGTATATGGTGGACATTCAGACATGGTGATGTGTATGGTCATCCACAAGAGCATGGTGAGCGCATCTTCTTAACACCCTATTGGGATCCAATACCAGATTCCAGAAACTTTTTCATAAAGATTTACAAGCATTAATTATTGAagtaaatggttttaaaaatgaAGCTGGCGGTGGTTTGTCTGTTGCAGATCTACACAGGCTGCTATGATGGGAGCGTGAGAGCTGTCAGATTGAACCTGATTCAGAACTACCGCTGCTGGGTAAGAAACTGAGGTCATGACATGTGCCAGAGACTCAGGAATAATGTAACGTGGTTTACATGTGTTGCATGCCTCTTCACAGTGGTACGGTTGTACGCTAATCTTTGGCGTGATGGAGCACCTGCAGCAGCACCTGCTGAACGATCACACCTCCCCAGCACAGCAGACATTCAAATGCCGCTGGAGGAACTGCGACACCTTCTTCACAACCCGCAATGGCTCTAAACAGGTACGGCAGCTGTGCGACACTCTTAATGGAGGTAAAAGTAGTCACTTCCACACATAAGTGAAAACTGAAGTTGTACTGTAAAgggaaatttatatattttgctgcatGTACCACAGTTGGTGCAATCTTACACATATGACATTTGATATGTTTGATATTTAAAGCTACCAGCAAACATGCGGTTAATCTCTCTGGTGTCATTCCCTATAAATTCTTCAAATTACTGCATCAGAAAATATTGCAAAAGGAATGAcggtataatttatttttgcgaCTCTTGTCCACATTTTCCTCCCAATTCAAAaagaatatattatttttaataaatgcaaaaaatatatatttattatggatTTATGTTATGATTTTAAGTTATTAAAGTAAAagttttaatggtttttaaaaaataaggttaaattacagcaatttttaaCCAACATTTTTGACcagatattttattattcatattttctgaacgaaaaaaaaaaaactaatatataccaaggatgcaataaattgatcaaatgtgacaggtAGTAACTAActaatattgttagaaaatatttctgttttaactttctatttatcaaagaattgaaatgaaaaaaaaatccataataatATTAAGCATCAAAACAGTTTATAAGAAGaagaaatgctgtttttgtatttttgatcaaataagcatagccttggtgagcatgagacttgagaaaaaaaaagatcttactaaccccaaacttgtAAATGGTAGTATGTGTGTAGCTATTTGTagataaaatgtgacattttgtgtgtaaattataaaatacatgtctgtatgTGTCAAACATTGACGTGACTCTTGTCTTTGTAGGCAGTACACTGTCACATGCAGAAACATGCTGAGGACGACAGTAAAATGGAGCCATGAGGGGCCAAGGCAGTTTCACAGACACAGTCTCCTCTTTTCCCATATTGGGAATGTCTCGTTCAGCCCTCAGAGGAGCCCTGTTATTTTTATATCAACCATCAGATACCAACGACTGCCACTTAGATGATTCTGATACCACAATTTAATCAGTGATGGATGATTTTAATCTCTGAAAAAtcagtttgtgaaaaaaaaaaaaagtgttactgtTATTTCAAACGAAAATAAGAACATTTGTCTGTAAGTGCAATTGATATGTTGGTATTTTGATGAGAGGAAATCTTTTACAAGATACTCGTCTCTGAAGTGTGAAATATGCGCAGTTCTTTTATACTGGTGTGGCATTGCTCTGATACTCTCCCGGAAGGGATTGATTTCTGTATCAGACTCTTCTCTAAGTCTCTGATCTGATCATACAATGTATCGTATCATCAGCTCTGAGATTTACTGACCAAATAAAGACAGAAACTGTGGGAAACATTTGGGGATCATGGCTGCAGCTCCCTCAGCAAACCGTGTAGCTCACTATGAGTTTAGAGATCTTAGGATGTGGAGTGATTTCAGAAAGCATGAGACTTGTCGTGTCGAGCAGCCAGATTTTAGTGTTGTAATGTTGCAGGCTTTTATGAAGGGCAAGGTCAATGAATTTTCTGGTTTCATAGTATTACATACCTGTCAAAGCAAACTGTTATTCTGGGACATTGGTTTACAAATACAAAAATCTAATTAGTCAAGTTGTGTCTGGTGATttatttggttttctttttttattcttcattcaAATGTAGTCGTTTGAGTGGTTGAATCTATttccagtattttattttattatttctaataATAACAGGATTCAGGTTTGCTGTGACAAGTCTGCAGTTGAAATGTTTGCTGTGCTGTTGACTGAAATGTGCCGGTTGGTGTGCGTGAGCCATTGAGAACAAACGTGTATGTGTTGTATGGGACAGTGTGAACAAGACAAggtccttttattttttattttttttctatagtcAAGAGGTTTgaggtttttctttttcttcacagTATTTTGTGGCACTCGTGCCAATAAGATTTGTAGCTTTATGCAAGTCCAGGAGGGTCCTCCTCACACAGGAAAGTACCTATATTTTGcagagtgaaagtgaaagtttaGGGGTGATAAGCAGGGGAGGTGTGTTTGTGCAGCTGGAAGTGTATTACTCAAAGTAACAGCACTATCCCAGTCAGTCGAAATAGAACATTTTACTACCCCTGAAGTATTTTTTACTATATATGATCACTCAAGgtggtttttttttcattatatcatatataaagaTACAGCTTGTTTTTCCACGCAGTCACAACCTTTGAGTGTCTCAGCTCTTTTGCTATAGTTGTGTGTTGCTGAGGAGAGATTTGCAGCCAACCTCTAAACTGGTATTCCCAAGTTTCTCACACTTGTTCATTTCAAATACTGTTAAAATCTTTATAGACATTTTGTACACAGATGCTattgaaacaaacaaaataaaagttacaCTGTGCTGCTGTGTGAATTTATTTTATCACAAGGGGAAATTTGGCTAGAAATGGTCTcccattactttttaaatcaataaagacCTCTTCTTGGAAAACAATTAGATATGTTGAAGTGTTATCTCACTAAAACAGTACAAAACATTCATTCATCATTTTACTGTTGACTTAATTTGCCGGCATGCAACcgttaagccccgttcacaccaagaacgataactataaatataatgataaaagcATCCACACCAGCGCATGATATCGTCTGTATATTCTAGGCATGCACATGTCTGCTGCTCTTAACTCAGGAGCTCGTCACAACacgattgattctgattggctgtcggtgtttttatcgttcattagctgaaaaaaaattccagttccaagt
The sequence above is drawn from the Carassius carassius chromosome 31, fCarCar2.1, whole genome shotgun sequence genome and encodes:
- the LOC132111723 gene encoding zinc finger protein 106-like isoform X1 — translated: MIEKSVCLLISRKDLNSLDSYSAVAMPEGSIEQPMYPSVPRDCGHECRVCGVTEVSLTDYASHISSPLHKQRIEDQKNSPTNKDQDEEYFDKDIVQLIEKRKEMIRKEEASAKQAKEEQEECRRWQEFQTQWLGPRPMMYQQCGPWDRPYPNFPQIPKRGRGSNWRNFRVSSPERGKRFHPSRDVRCATWHAQGPPHLQKWESVGHHGGSLHNQGNFWGGRPGGFNIWHPQLRKQLSWNKSQFNVPWNGQYMPPPRLFKSPAKEPQKTPSSSENQTQGEQILEESGGEHDPSKGKGQKSEKAHRWAPYPQTQLGDPSSQTNPQPPLDKSDVESPQTSKAESFNVGSQDMERISKADQNNWQYKPTEPEKSCFKNIGSTSMDSFSYPSTSTIWKPEKPSKLAEDGSEMNLKQTGSQDFVSSKGFKHSHSSSEFPQHATSNAEQDLLSEILQKSKETLLNRNNSDIYGTESCLKGPKAVPQINEQVESSELNNNQKLHESKKILNESKCQESLFFVSCFSNELEQLTSTETSVQIGNVCSDTRPSLQSLQVSTSTMDHEDEEECGEMEENQVMDTLDGGLCSAGEGSHSSPSQQTAGDSVPPLSKLALPACLQRDLNRHMGTKGKAASHEPNLNIARRIRNVSGTRKNETEKDSGLKPTLRQLISSSGSRRNVNWDQVYQEVNRKKQGKGLPRFGIEMVPCEPEGPNQMDEGDVPLSEGFHWDSLVEFSQVPSRKRSLSESNVVKDGSAGTSSLPKAVEPVRDSPSRGPTQPPRREELQSKGHLEILGSKGPSKGPEEVEEDGGCLSEPELIDTQGAGKKRRATGDVVSTEIPNEDRKNKRQKIKAKKERSQVDQLLAVSLREEELNKSLQAVDDNLIQARAALQAAYLEVQRLLVVKQQVTNEMNSLRTKRIEILQGMQGEFESKERERNSEDILTSSSTQVSQITANPVHPTTASHSSSLVSLLPVTIKQEPISQCILIPEPNLVKSPLLAPQSPAPVQTVFATCQTDTTFSSKMEASRDATSMALTAASSVHRSEPSPVKEIQPNLSSQEGPNPSSSLMSATISPKLLSPSNHLENNPVKRVRKLKKRKCLNKAKLNEQPEISESELDAVQPTTRPTRKCQPHRRSSSTKVSPPRPDENEEMAVTKVSKTKTQGAKLATPPVNECHSDSSELEMVELPPPDIDIVNLDSSDPEEMPEKKAMKPATAYTTGHVVKDPQNLACNEVTSTSEIHTSSTVKASESEVKSASVLESKVPSDISDPGEEEVPTEGEFEGHQEAVNAMQIHNGLLYTCSGDRTIRAFNLISRKCVAVFEGHSSKVNCLLVSCGGGLQQRLYSGSSDQTIRCYSLKTTECVEQLSLPDRVLCLYNRWKILYAGLANGSVVTFSLRNNKQLDVFECHGPRAVSCLATAQEGARRILLVGSYDTTISVRDAKSGLLLRTLEGHSKTVLCMKVVNDLVFSGSSDQSVHAHNIHTGELVRIYKGHSHAVTVVAILGKVMVTACLDKLVRVYELQSHDRLQVYGGHSDMVMCMVIHKSMIYTGCYDGSVRAVRLNLIQNYRCWWYGCTLIFGVMEHLQQHLLNDHTSPAQQTFKCRWRNCDTFFTTRNGSKQAVHCHMQKHAEDDSKMEP